In Myxococcus guangdongensis, a single genomic region encodes these proteins:
- the cas5c gene encoding type I-C CRISPR-associated protein Cas5c translates to MKTSKRFRVRAGGPLACFTRPEMKAERMSYEVMTPSAARGVLEAILWKPAIRWQVHEIAVLAPVRWTSFRRNEVNSRAVVGKLDYVADEDRAQRNTVALRDVDYAITASFSLVPGKAGPEDNVRKFEEMFERRLEKGQFFHAPYLGCREFAARVEPMGEDIRPVDLEVERRPLGLVFYDFEFGESTRPLFFEAYLDRGVLHVPGWDEVLKQNGGRP, encoded by the coding sequence ATGAAGACGAGCAAGCGGTTTCGCGTGCGGGCCGGAGGTCCCCTGGCCTGCTTCACACGTCCGGAGATGAAGGCCGAGCGGATGAGCTACGAAGTGATGACGCCTTCGGCGGCTCGAGGCGTGCTGGAGGCCATCTTGTGGAAGCCGGCCATCCGCTGGCAGGTCCACGAGATTGCTGTCCTTGCTCCCGTGCGGTGGACGAGCTTCCGTCGCAACGAGGTGAACAGTCGCGCGGTGGTGGGGAAACTCGACTATGTGGCGGATGAGGACCGCGCGCAGCGCAACACAGTGGCGCTGCGTGACGTGGACTATGCCATCACCGCGTCGTTCTCGCTCGTGCCGGGCAAGGCGGGCCCCGAGGACAACGTCCGCAAGTTCGAGGAGATGTTCGAGCGGCGACTGGAGAAGGGACAGTTCTTCCATGCGCCGTACCTTGGCTGCCGCGAGTTCGCCGCGCGTGTGGAGCCGATGGGGGAGGACATCCGGCCCGTGGACCTGGAGGTCGAGCGCAGACCGTTGGGGCTCGTGTTCTACGACTTCGAGTTCGGTGAATCGACGCGCCCGCTGTTCTTCGAGGCGTACCTGGACCGGGGCGTGCTCCACGTGCCGGGCTGGGACGAAGTGCTCAAGCAGAACGGAGGCCGGCCATGA
- the cas4 gene encoding CRISPR-associated protein Cas4, translating to MTSASETWVALSALQHLLFCERQAALIHVEQLWREDVRTATGRLLHERVDLPGHDARPGRRVERAVRLGCERLRLVGRADLVEYHPDATSPTGWRPYPVEVKRAKRKSLEADSVQLCAQALCLEEMHGVAVPEGALFHVAQHRRQVVMLDARLRARTEEAVARMHELLARGHVPVVARAPKCESCSLEPLCMPHVTAGQRRASDHLRRMVELVDPETVS from the coding sequence ATGACCTCCGCTAGCGAGACGTGGGTGGCGCTGTCCGCCTTGCAGCACCTGTTGTTCTGCGAGCGGCAGGCGGCGCTCATCCACGTGGAGCAGCTCTGGCGGGAGGATGTCCGCACGGCCACGGGGCGGCTGCTCCATGAGCGGGTGGACCTCCCGGGGCATGATGCTCGGCCTGGGCGCCGTGTAGAGCGCGCGGTGCGGTTGGGTTGTGAGCGGCTGCGATTGGTGGGGCGCGCGGACCTGGTGGAGTACCACCCGGATGCCACGAGCCCCACCGGGTGGCGGCCGTATCCCGTGGAGGTGAAGCGGGCGAAGCGCAAGTCACTCGAGGCGGACTCCGTGCAGCTCTGTGCCCAGGCGCTGTGCCTGGAGGAGATGCACGGGGTCGCCGTTCCCGAGGGCGCGCTGTTCCATGTCGCGCAGCATCGGCGGCAGGTGGTGATGTTGGACGCGCGGCTGCGGGCCCGGACGGAAGAGGCGGTGGCTCGGATGCATGAGCTGCTGGCCCGGGGGCACGTGCCGGTGGTGGCGAGGGCTCCGAAGTGTGAGTCGTGTTCGCTGGAGCCGCTGTGCATGCCGCACGTCACGGCGGGACAGCGGCGTGCCTCCGACCATCTGCGGCGGATGGTGGAACTCGTGGACCCGGAGACCGTGTCGTGA
- the cas2 gene encoding CRISPR-associated endonuclease Cas2 — MRKVTVLVCYDVQVSDPTGPKRLRRIARMCKDHGVRVQYSVFECVLEPKDWVVLRARLLSELDAESDSLRFYFLSEDVARKTEHHGTRVPLDVEGPLIL; from the coding sequence ATGCGGAAAGTCACCGTGCTCGTCTGCTACGACGTCCAGGTGAGTGACCCGACGGGACCCAAGCGGCTCCGACGGATTGCGCGGATGTGCAAGGACCATGGGGTCCGCGTCCAGTACTCGGTGTTCGAGTGTGTGCTGGAGCCGAAGGACTGGGTCGTGCTGCGTGCACGGTTGCTCTCGGAGCTGGATGCGGAGAGCGACAGTCTGCGGTTCTACTTCTTGAGCGAGGACGTCGCTCGGAAGACGGAGCACCATGGCACGCGGGTTCCATTGGATGTCGAGGGACCGCTCATCCTGTGA
- a CDS encoding ArnT family glycosyltransferase, with translation MHPGPHREPAHRQPWWPLLLIAAGAWLLRIAGFFHRGGALGYPVDYDEGVYFSAAALLSQGLLPYRDYFFVHPPGIAVLLSPVAALSHGLGPALAFCVVRWLMPLAGALSTLLSGRIAQERWGTRAGLIAALAYAVYPEAVTTERGPFLEPLLNLTCLTLAWVWLRPTTTQRQTLRRDLLAGALLGTACAIKLTAGAWVLAVAWARGMSHEGSRVARVILVAAGVGLLWLGPFFLLAPDAMLQGLLRFQLLRPPDGDSSLTSRLLSLLVDGRLGLTLLTAIGVTVALARTRQQDAVTERLFCAAWLLTVATFLASKSYWSQYNAHLAPTTAVLTGLGADFLARKFHSPRTQRITVAVTALLVLTALPGVLHAAKQKDRFLLPLGDTLRSSVPTASTLCAFEPAWAIAADRLPGLPRGTPAFVDPYGLMLNDALSASTRFPNAEAAFQDTHSQRTALQLLPRCDVLLLLGRGEWQLSDASEQWVREHFTRDEPLWRRNP, from the coding sequence GTGCACCCCGGTCCTCACCGCGAGCCCGCGCATCGTCAGCCCTGGTGGCCCCTGCTGCTCATCGCGGCCGGCGCGTGGCTCCTGCGCATCGCGGGCTTCTTCCACCGGGGCGGCGCGCTCGGATACCCCGTGGACTACGACGAGGGCGTCTACTTCAGCGCCGCCGCGCTCCTCTCCCAGGGCCTGCTGCCCTATCGCGACTACTTCTTCGTCCACCCGCCCGGCATCGCCGTGCTGCTCTCCCCCGTGGCCGCGCTCTCACACGGCCTCGGCCCCGCCCTCGCCTTCTGCGTCGTCCGCTGGCTCATGCCGCTCGCGGGCGCGCTGAGCACACTGCTGAGCGGCCGCATCGCCCAGGAGCGCTGGGGCACTCGCGCGGGCCTCATCGCCGCGCTCGCCTACGCCGTCTATCCCGAGGCCGTGACCACCGAACGTGGCCCGTTCCTCGAACCCCTGCTCAACCTCACCTGTCTCACCCTCGCGTGGGTCTGGCTCCGCCCCACCACCACGCAAAGACAGACACTCCGCCGAGACCTCCTCGCCGGAGCCCTGCTCGGCACCGCCTGCGCCATCAAGCTGACCGCGGGCGCCTGGGTCCTCGCCGTCGCCTGGGCTCGCGGGATGTCACACGAAGGCTCGCGCGTCGCCCGAGTCATCCTCGTCGCCGCGGGCGTGGGCCTGTTGTGGCTCGGCCCCTTCTTCCTGCTCGCCCCGGACGCGATGCTCCAGGGCCTGCTGCGCTTCCAACTCCTGCGCCCTCCCGATGGAGACTCGAGCCTCACCAGTCGCCTCCTCTCTCTCCTCGTCGACGGACGCCTGGGCCTCACCCTCCTCACCGCGATCGGCGTCACCGTCGCCCTCGCACGCACGCGTCAACAGGACGCCGTCACCGAGCGCCTCTTCTGCGCCGCCTGGCTCCTCACCGTCGCCACCTTCCTCGCCTCCAAGAGCTACTGGTCCCAGTACAACGCGCACCTCGCCCCCACCACCGCCGTGCTCACAGGACTCGGCGCGGACTTCCTCGCGCGCAAGTTCCACAGCCCACGCACCCAACGAATCACCGTCGCCGTCACCGCCCTCCTCGTCCTCACCGCCCTGCCCGGCGTCCTCCACGCCGCGAAACAAAAGGACCGCTTCCTCCTCCCGCTCGGTGACACGCTCAGGTCCTCCGTCCCCACGGCCTCCACGCTCTGCGCCTTCGAGCCCGCGTGGGCCATCGCGGCCGACAGGCTCCCCGGCCTGCCCCGCGGTACCCCCGCGTTCGTCGACCCGTACGGCCTCATGCTGAACGACGCGCTCTCCGCGTCCACGCGCTTCCCCAACGCGGAGGCCGCCTTCCAGGACACACACTCGCAACGGACCGCGCTCCAATTGCTCCCACGCTGCGACGTCCTGCTCCTGCTCGGCCGCGGCGAGTGGCAGCTCTCCGACGCCAGCGAGCAATGGGTCCGCGAGCACTTCACCCGCGACGAGCCGCTCTGGCGTCGCAATCCCTGA
- a CDS encoding CRISPR-associated endonuclease Cas3'': protein MSGLTEEPLAHVTRDRRVHLLYDHLTEVGRLAALFAAREDMRLFCELAGRWHDLGKLRRIFQRFIRKENGFEFHLEVEGCSSERDHSTAGALWALRMDPRLWPVAMAIVGHHGGLRNAEDFSDRVERKEKQKLLDEALSAGVFEDLRELPPSLDLGVAEKLSLHRREFWIRMLFSALCDADFLDTELFFNIARAADRRTRVNLEQLSAALRVFLDSKQRGAPDTEVNRVRREVLSAVLAAAPGSPGVFSLTVPTGGGKTLTSMAFGLEHALARGLRRVIVAIPYTSIIEQSAAVYRQAFGESGSAVIEHHSSVDPEKETALNRVASENWDAPVIVTTTVQLLESLFACRTSTCRKLHNIAGSVIVLDEAQTLPPALLTTILDGLRTLVEDYGCSVVICTATQPALGQRDGFPEGFPSIRELVPTELCAFERLRRVRVRWPKSRKPMPYEELADEVARERDVLAVVHSRDDARKLCALVDARVGRGTTLHLSALMCPEHRSRILAEIQARKRRGESVRLVATQLVEAGVDVDFAVVYRSMAGLDSLAQAGGRCNREGLLEGLGELRVYEAPTPPPRGVPQMALSVTRTLLAQDPALDLSPDNFRRFFERLYANASRDGKGIQDLRAALRFKEVAKKFQLVEDEWSAPVVVPYEGCEPLLEELRRLGPTRERLRALQRFTVTVPRKLRDAWVAREMALLAADTVVYLRPECGSAYDKTYGLVPAQVGIDDPTLLIRG, encoded by the coding sequence TTGTCCGGGTTGACCGAGGAGCCGCTCGCTCACGTCACACGCGACCGGCGTGTACATCTCCTTTACGACCACCTGACGGAAGTCGGGCGACTGGCGGCGCTGTTCGCGGCCCGCGAGGACATGCGCTTGTTCTGCGAGCTGGCGGGACGCTGGCATGACCTGGGCAAACTCCGTCGGATCTTCCAGCGCTTCATTCGGAAGGAGAATGGCTTCGAATTCCATCTGGAGGTCGAGGGCTGCTCTTCGGAGCGGGACCACTCGACGGCAGGTGCTCTGTGGGCGTTGCGCATGGACCCACGGCTGTGGCCGGTCGCCATGGCCATCGTCGGACATCATGGGGGGCTCCGTAACGCGGAGGATTTCAGCGACCGGGTCGAGCGGAAAGAGAAGCAGAAGCTCCTGGATGAGGCTCTCTCCGCAGGGGTTTTCGAAGACCTGCGCGAGTTGCCTCCATCCTTGGACCTCGGTGTTGCTGAAAAGCTCTCCCTGCACAGGCGCGAATTCTGGATCCGGATGCTCTTCTCCGCGCTGTGCGATGCGGACTTTCTGGACACCGAGCTCTTCTTCAATATCGCTCGTGCGGCGGATCGTCGCACCCGCGTGAATCTGGAGCAGCTCTCTGCCGCGTTGAGAGTTTTCTTGGACAGCAAGCAGCGCGGTGCGCCGGATACGGAGGTGAATCGTGTCCGGCGAGAAGTGCTCTCGGCGGTCCTGGCGGCTGCGCCAGGATCTCCGGGTGTCTTCAGCCTTACCGTCCCCACGGGAGGAGGAAAGACGCTCACCTCCATGGCGTTCGGGCTGGAGCACGCTCTTGCGCGCGGACTTCGACGGGTCATCGTCGCCATCCCGTATACGTCCATCATCGAGCAGAGCGCCGCCGTGTATCGACAAGCCTTCGGCGAGTCGGGAAGCGCGGTCATCGAGCACCACTCGTCCGTGGACCCTGAAAAGGAGACGGCGCTCAACCGCGTCGCCAGTGAGAACTGGGATGCACCGGTCATCGTCACCACCACGGTGCAGCTTCTGGAGAGCCTGTTCGCCTGTCGAACCTCGACCTGCCGCAAGCTGCACAACATCGCCGGGAGCGTCATCGTGCTGGATGAGGCGCAGACGCTGCCTCCCGCGCTGCTGACGACCATCCTGGATGGACTGAGGACGCTGGTGGAGGACTATGGCTGCTCGGTGGTCATCTGCACTGCGACTCAGCCCGCTTTGGGGCAGCGCGATGGATTCCCCGAGGGATTTCCCTCGATTCGGGAACTCGTCCCGACGGAGCTGTGTGCCTTCGAACGACTGCGCCGCGTGAGGGTGCGCTGGCCCAAGAGCCGGAAGCCCATGCCTTATGAAGAGCTCGCCGACGAGGTGGCGCGAGAGCGTGATGTGCTCGCGGTGGTCCACAGTCGGGATGACGCGCGCAAGCTGTGCGCGCTGGTGGACGCTCGCGTTGGTCGCGGAACGACGCTGCACCTGTCCGCGTTGATGTGCCCGGAACATCGCTCTCGCATCCTCGCGGAGATCCAGGCGCGGAAGCGACGCGGAGAGTCAGTGCGGCTGGTTGCCACCCAACTGGTCGAAGCCGGAGTGGACGTGGATTTCGCAGTCGTCTACCGGAGCATGGCGGGTCTGGACTCACTGGCACAGGCAGGGGGGCGCTGTAATCGAGAGGGGCTCTTGGAGGGGCTCGGAGAGCTCCGGGTGTACGAGGCTCCGACGCCGCCTCCACGCGGAGTGCCCCAGATGGCCTTGTCCGTGACTCGGACACTCCTTGCGCAGGACCCTGCCCTGGACCTGTCGCCCGATAACTTCCGCCGGTTCTTCGAGCGGCTCTACGCGAACGCGAGCCGGGACGGGAAAGGCATTCAGGACCTTCGTGCAGCGCTCAGGTTCAAGGAGGTCGCCAAGAAGTTCCAGCTCGTGGAGGACGAGTGGAGCGCGCCCGTGGTGGTGCCCTACGAGGGATGCGAGCCTTTGCTCGAGGAGCTGCGACGGCTGGGACCTACACGAGAGCGCCTGCGAGCCCTACAGCGGTTCACTGTGACCGTGCCTCGCAAGCTACGGGATGCCTGGGTGGCGCGAGAGATGGCGCTGCTCGCGGCTGACACTGTGGTGTACCTGCGGCCCGAGTGCGGGTCCGCTTACGACAAGACCTACGGTCTGGTGCCCGCTCAAGTGGGCATCGACGACCCGACTTTACTCATCCGCGGCTGA
- a CDS encoding aldehyde dehydrogenase family protein, translating to MLQTELVGEPLLHLESSRLLAEARRVVPEAFDAQGRLLSPIAGTWVHPPAWLDARSPIDGKVLASLPLLTEAQALQAVEKAAAEFLPWSARSLDKRSRAVLEAVDLLKEHRDLLVRVLAWDIGKTLPTAYNDVDRCLAGIEWYLENIGPMLESRAPLGLVSNIASWNYPFSVLMLNVLVQALAGNSVIAKIPTQGGGVSLTLAFALLRRAGLPVSLAGGRGKDLSEALVGHPRIAGVAFIGGRANGAEVHRRLRDTNKRYALEMEGVNAYAITQFTDWDGLTRQIRAGFDFGKQRCTAYTRWVVEKSLVPRFVRAYVDAASSLRVGHPLLSSHVDFGPLISASKVTELRALIDDARERGTAVLYEGTLADDAFSASQSRGSYIAPTLLFGVPRDSELYLREPFGPVDILMSVDSEEELIQEANVSHGALVASVATDDPQLAERLASRLQAFKVGINKLRSRGDREESFGGKGGSWAGAFVGGTHLVRAFTDGPHALEGNWPD from the coding sequence ATGCTGCAGACCGAACTCGTTGGTGAGCCCCTGCTGCACCTCGAAAGTTCCCGCCTGTTGGCCGAAGCCCGGCGAGTCGTCCCCGAGGCCTTCGACGCGCAGGGACGCCTGCTCTCCCCCATCGCGGGCACCTGGGTCCACCCACCCGCCTGGCTCGACGCACGCTCACCCATCGACGGTAAGGTGCTCGCGTCACTGCCACTCCTCACCGAAGCCCAGGCCCTCCAGGCCGTGGAGAAGGCCGCCGCCGAGTTCCTCCCCTGGTCCGCCCGCTCGCTCGACAAACGCTCCCGCGCCGTCCTCGAGGCCGTGGACCTGCTCAAGGAACACAGGGATTTGCTCGTCCGCGTCCTCGCCTGGGACATCGGCAAGACGCTGCCCACGGCCTACAACGACGTGGACCGCTGCCTGGCGGGCATCGAGTGGTACCTGGAGAACATCGGCCCGATGCTCGAGTCACGCGCGCCGCTCGGCCTCGTGTCGAACATCGCCTCCTGGAACTATCCCTTCTCCGTCCTGATGCTCAACGTGCTCGTGCAGGCGCTCGCGGGCAACTCGGTCATCGCGAAGATTCCCACGCAAGGGGGCGGCGTCTCGCTCACCCTCGCCTTCGCCCTGCTGCGCCGCGCGGGCCTGCCCGTGTCGCTCGCGGGTGGACGCGGCAAGGACCTCTCCGAGGCCCTCGTGGGCCACCCGCGCATCGCCGGCGTCGCCTTCATCGGCGGCCGCGCCAACGGCGCCGAGGTCCACCGCCGCCTGCGCGACACGAACAAGCGCTACGCCCTGGAGATGGAAGGCGTGAACGCCTACGCCATCACCCAGTTCACCGACTGGGACGGCCTCACCCGCCAGATTCGCGCGGGCTTCGACTTCGGCAAGCAGCGCTGCACCGCCTATACCCGCTGGGTCGTGGAGAAGTCCCTGGTCCCCAGGTTCGTGCGCGCCTACGTGGACGCGGCGTCCTCGCTGCGCGTGGGACACCCCCTGCTCAGCAGCCACGTGGACTTCGGCCCGCTCATCTCCGCCAGCAAGGTGACGGAGCTGCGCGCGCTCATCGACGACGCCCGGGAGCGCGGCACCGCGGTGCTGTACGAGGGCACGCTCGCCGACGACGCCTTCTCCGCGAGCCAGTCGCGCGGGAGCTACATCGCGCCCACCCTGCTCTTCGGCGTGCCTCGCGACAGCGAGCTCTACCTGCGCGAGCCCTTCGGCCCCGTCGACATCCTCATGTCCGTGGACTCCGAGGAGGAGCTCATCCAGGAGGCCAATGTCTCCCACGGCGCGCTCGTCGCCTCCGTGGCCACGGATGACCCCCAGCTCGCCGAGCGCCTCGCCTCCCGGCTGCAGGCCTTCAAGGTCGGCATCAACAAGCTGCGCTCACGCGGAGACCGCGAGGAGTCCTTCGGCGGCAAGGGCGGCTCCTGGGCCGGCGCCTTCGTCGGAGGCACCCACCTGGTGCGCGCCTTCACCGACGGCCCCCATGCCCTCGAGGGGAACTGGCCGGACTGA
- the cas8c gene encoding type I-C CRISPR-associated protein Cas8c/Csd1, whose product MMLTALNDFARARGLIDDPLYESKPVDFLIRLDVKGKFKGLEYTQDENGRGISRRIPRLPARSVNVSAGFLADNTKYVLGHDPEAREGKANKGVARLAAFVKLVKEAVAETEVPELRAVAKFLDSEAARAEALADRNPGEDWTGSEMLAFVVGDSTRPVHELPGVEAWWAQRNAQAVAIGRRGLCLVTGKIGVLAETHPKLKNVPAAQSSGAALVSFNAKAFESHGLVQGDNAPVSQHAALGYVLALNDLLRRSDERRFRQGVELGEDSVMLFWSNSTAAQERELQDVVDPTEERLRKLVESPLKGLERGEFDTKRFYAVTLAGNAGRVAVRDWFQASIGDVKQNLRRYFADLSLGEDTGLKPTPIWRLLKSVETPSGRGLPSNVAARMMSAAIRGHAFPRLLLSAALDRLRLPPADDKFEREQLRLRVALIKATLIRHSRSGPAPLEVSVSLEPTNRAVPYVLGRLFAVLERMQSVALKDLNATIRDRYFGAASRNPATVFPRLMQLSMNHLHKAERDRRGSANWLEKTKTEVMGLLDGKHYPRLLSLEDQGLFAVGYYHQREALFAKRKGDGGGTPDAGSDESDD is encoded by the coding sequence ATGATGCTCACAGCACTCAACGATTTCGCGCGGGCGCGAGGATTGATTGACGATCCGCTCTACGAGTCGAAGCCCGTGGATTTCCTCATCCGCCTGGATGTGAAGGGGAAGTTCAAAGGGTTGGAGTACACGCAGGACGAGAATGGACGGGGCATCTCTCGACGAATTCCTAGGCTCCCCGCGCGCTCGGTGAATGTCTCCGCCGGGTTCCTGGCGGACAACACCAAGTACGTGCTGGGGCATGACCCGGAGGCTCGCGAGGGGAAGGCGAACAAGGGTGTCGCGCGACTCGCGGCGTTCGTGAAGTTGGTGAAAGAAGCGGTGGCGGAGACGGAGGTGCCTGAGCTTCGGGCCGTGGCGAAATTCCTCGACAGCGAAGCTGCGCGCGCAGAGGCGCTTGCGGATCGAAACCCGGGGGAGGATTGGACCGGCTCGGAGATGCTCGCATTCGTCGTGGGGGACTCAACGCGCCCTGTACATGAGTTGCCCGGAGTCGAGGCGTGGTGGGCACAGCGGAATGCGCAGGCTGTAGCGATTGGGCGAAGGGGGCTGTGCCTGGTGACCGGGAAGATTGGGGTGCTGGCAGAGACCCATCCCAAGCTGAAGAACGTCCCTGCCGCACAGAGCTCTGGAGCGGCGTTGGTGTCATTCAACGCGAAGGCCTTCGAGTCACATGGATTGGTGCAGGGCGACAATGCTCCCGTCTCGCAGCATGCCGCGCTCGGGTATGTGCTCGCGCTCAACGACCTGCTGCGCAGGTCGGACGAACGCCGCTTCCGGCAGGGGGTTGAGCTCGGAGAGGACTCGGTGATGCTGTTCTGGTCGAACAGCACGGCGGCGCAGGAGCGGGAGTTACAGGATGTGGTGGACCCGACCGAAGAGCGTTTGCGCAAGCTTGTTGAGTCTCCACTCAAAGGATTGGAGCGCGGGGAGTTCGACACGAAGCGCTTCTATGCCGTCACACTCGCCGGTAACGCGGGGCGTGTCGCCGTGCGTGATTGGTTCCAGGCGAGCATCGGCGACGTGAAGCAGAACCTTCGTCGCTACTTCGCGGACCTGAGTCTGGGCGAGGATACGGGGCTCAAGCCCACTCCCATCTGGCGGCTCCTCAAGTCCGTGGAGACGCCTTCTGGTCGGGGGCTGCCTTCGAACGTCGCGGCGCGGATGATGAGCGCCGCCATTCGAGGGCATGCATTCCCACGACTGCTCCTCTCTGCGGCGCTGGACCGGTTGAGGTTGCCGCCCGCAGACGACAAGTTCGAGCGCGAGCAGCTCCGCCTCCGTGTCGCGCTCATCAAGGCCACCCTCATCCGACATTCCCGCAGTGGACCTGCACCCCTGGAGGTCTCCGTGTCATTGGAACCCACCAATCGAGCTGTACCCTATGTCCTGGGCCGTCTCTTTGCCGTGCTGGAGCGTATGCAGAGTGTTGCGTTGAAAGACCTCAACGCCACCATTCGAGACCGCTACTTCGGTGCTGCTTCGCGAAACCCTGCCACCGTCTTCCCTCGGCTCATGCAGCTGTCGATGAACCACCTCCATAAGGCTGAGAGGGACAGGAGGGGCTCCGCCAACTGGCTGGAGAAGACGAAGACCGAGGTGATGGGACTGCTCGACGGGAAGCACTACCCCCGACTGCTTTCTCTCGAAGATCAGGGACTCTTCGCGGTGGGCTACTACCACCAGCGAGAAGCGCTCTTCGCGAAGCGCAAGGGCGACGGGGGCGGCACTCCGGATGCCGGCTCTGACGAGTCCGACGACTGA
- the cas1c gene encoding type I-C CRISPR-associated endonuclease Cas1c codes for MTTALNTLFITVEGTRLNKEGERVVVTVKDEKKAEVPLRHLRSVVCLTRAWMTPELLESCVEAGIHVSFFGVTGRFLARVEGLPGGNVLLRREQYRAADDGGRTLAIARAMVVGKVSNARQFVLHAKRDAAAEQVPSLEDAARRLAEHLRAVGRAEELEQVRGLEGIAARDYFEAFPGLLKGGARRFGFDGRNRRPPRDPLNALLSFGYALLAQDCAGALAGVGLDPAVGFLHEDRPGRLSLALDLMEELRAPVVDRLVFSLVNRGQLKPEDFKEEAAGAVMLRDEARKAFLVAYQAAKQVEVQHVFLGQQTSWGLVPHLQALLLARTLRGELDGYPPFAVR; via the coding sequence GTGACCACCGCGCTCAATACGCTGTTCATCACCGTGGAGGGCACCCGCCTGAACAAGGAGGGGGAGCGGGTGGTGGTGACAGTCAAGGACGAGAAGAAGGCGGAGGTGCCGCTGCGGCATCTGCGCTCGGTGGTGTGTCTGACGCGGGCCTGGATGACACCGGAGCTCCTGGAGAGCTGTGTCGAGGCGGGCATCCACGTGTCCTTCTTCGGGGTGACGGGGCGATTCCTTGCGCGCGTCGAGGGGCTGCCCGGGGGCAATGTGCTGCTGCGCCGCGAGCAGTACCGCGCGGCGGATGATGGGGGGAGGACGCTGGCCATCGCTCGGGCGATGGTGGTGGGGAAGGTGAGCAACGCGCGGCAGTTCGTCCTGCATGCGAAGCGGGACGCGGCGGCGGAGCAGGTGCCGTCGTTGGAGGATGCGGCGAGGAGGCTCGCCGAGCACCTGCGCGCGGTGGGGCGGGCGGAGGAGCTGGAGCAGGTGCGTGGGCTGGAGGGCATCGCGGCCCGGGACTACTTCGAGGCGTTCCCGGGCTTGCTGAAGGGAGGGGCACGGCGGTTCGGGTTCGATGGGCGCAATCGCCGGCCTCCGAGGGACCCGCTGAACGCGCTGTTGTCGTTTGGTTATGCGTTGTTGGCGCAGGACTGCGCGGGGGCGTTGGCGGGAGTGGGGCTGGACCCTGCGGTGGGGTTCCTGCACGAGGACCGACCGGGGCGGCTGTCACTGGCGTTGGACTTGATGGAGGAACTCCGTGCGCCTGTGGTGGACCGGCTGGTGTTCTCGCTGGTGAATCGCGGGCAGCTCAAGCCAGAGGATTTCAAGGAGGAGGCCGCGGGAGCGGTCATGCTGCGGGATGAGGCGCGCAAGGCGTTCCTCGTGGCGTATCAGGCGGCGAAGCAGGTGGAGGTGCAGCACGTCTTCCTGGGGCAGCAGACGAGCTGGGGGCTGGTGCCGCACCTGCAGGCGTTGTTGCTGGCGAGGACCCTTCGAGGGGAACTGGACGGGTATCCTCCGTTCGCGGTGCGCTGA
- the cas7c gene encoding type I-C CRISPR-associated protein Cas7/Csd2 — protein sequence MSELKNRHDFVLLFDVQDGNPNGDPDAGNLPRIDPETGEGLVTDVSLKRKVRNFILFTQDKKPGFDIFVKEKAILNVSIGDAYKGLGIDLNEKPKSEKDGKKRKEPGEAQGSEVEEGRKWMCSTFFDVRAFGAVMSTGANAGQVRGPVQLTFARSVSPIVSLEHSITRMAVTKESDAEKQGGDNRTMGRKNTVPYGLYRAHGFVSPYLAKQTGFSSGDLDLLFKAFMNMFELDRSAARGLMSMRKVVVFKHGSELGNAPAHVLFDRVHVDRVQTEKPVRSFKDYTVKVDTVGMPKGVEVMELAG from the coding sequence ATGTCCGAGCTGAAGAATCGCCACGACTTCGTCTTGCTGTTCGACGTCCAGGATGGGAACCCCAATGGAGATCCCGATGCGGGCAACCTGCCGCGAATCGACCCGGAGACGGGCGAGGGTTTGGTCACTGACGTGAGTCTCAAGCGCAAGGTACGTAACTTCATCTTGTTTACCCAGGACAAGAAGCCCGGGTTCGACATCTTCGTGAAGGAGAAGGCCATCCTGAATGTGTCCATCGGCGATGCTTACAAGGGGCTGGGCATCGACCTGAACGAGAAGCCGAAGAGCGAGAAGGACGGTAAGAAGCGCAAGGAGCCAGGAGAGGCTCAGGGCTCGGAGGTCGAGGAGGGCCGCAAGTGGATGTGCAGTACGTTCTTCGATGTGCGCGCCTTTGGTGCCGTGATGTCCACAGGCGCGAACGCGGGGCAGGTGCGTGGACCCGTGCAGCTCACGTTCGCCCGTTCGGTGTCTCCCATCGTCTCACTGGAGCACTCGATCACCCGCATGGCTGTGACCAAGGAGTCCGATGCGGAGAAGCAGGGCGGTGACAACCGCACGATGGGGCGGAAGAACACGGTGCCGTATGGGCTCTACCGCGCGCATGGCTTCGTCTCGCCGTATCTGGCGAAGCAGACGGGCTTCAGCTCGGGTGACCTGGACCTGTTGTTCAAGGCCTTCATGAACATGTTCGAGCTGGACCGCAGTGCGGCGCGTGGATTGATGTCCATGCGCAAGGTGGTCGTCTTCAAGCACGGGTCCGAGCTGGGCAATGCGCCCGCGCACGTGCTGTTCGACCGGGTGCATGTGGACCGCGTACAGACGGAGAAACCGGTGCGCTCCTTCAAGGACTACACGGTGAAGGTGGACACGGTGGGGATGCCCAAGGGGGTCGAGGTGATGGAACTGGCGGGATGA